A stretch of the Uranotaenia lowii strain MFRU-FL chromosome 3, ASM2978415v1, whole genome shotgun sequence genome encodes the following:
- the LOC129751658 gene encoding zinc finger protein 454-like isoform X1 codes for MKSPKLTHQVLGTVASYPEVCRICLHSIPVSSVIPLKEYNSDLNDTVDRLINSVAYTVPKNVEHLFPQQVCEKCYTSLESFITFRSNMILFHQFMEALVEVKQANTSPIKNLFQKRPEVVGLLQTLNLCNKEKASVDDLLDEFPSYRLAQLPAKYELHSEGIKKERKDDADDFESLSEIIPESFGTTELVIKLDPMEALMDGHSTESHSPRNDNFDDLAEDREFSENESETSAKHTPKVKVKRKIDRSKNAPKKMKTVYECPNCDFKTTYKRKFQRHGKTHLKKEIKRFVCRESGCTEVFSESREYLAHRANHRLFTCEYCGSQFKTASDLKSHLLLHEGKPIFRCEYCDYTAVKREYVRHHVRNQHAKTNSFKCNVCDLIFARKNTMTNHMNIHTKEKTYTCTICEKVFYVESYLKKHVATVHEKTRRTCEYCSRDFSKKEVLIDHIEKDHGIQKRFICDICLDVSPSQSALDAHRKRHENPKHLECGRCLTAHTTQESLDNHLCITYRENYFCCGRDRRHHMTYNKHMYQAHSMRTNVRVKPVPGELMGVARAKRKRVESCSSCEMIFETRALKKKHMETCRAAIESAALS; via the exons ATGAAGTCGCCGAAACTCACTCATCAGGTTCTTGGCACAGTGG CATCCTATCCGGAAGTATGCCGAATATGCCTGCATTCGATTCCGGTGAGTTCGGTGATCCCACTGAAGGAATATAATTCCGATTTGAACGATACCGTGGATCGGTTGATTAATTCAGTGGCGTATACTGTTCCGAAG AACGTAGAACATCTGTTTCCGCAACAAGTTTGTGAAAAGTGCTACACATCGTTGGAGTCCTTTATTACTTTTCGGTCAAATATGATTCTTTTCCATCAGTTCATGGAAGCATTGGTAGAGGTGAAACAAGCTAACACCAGTCCGATCAAAAATCTGTTTCAGAAACGACCGGAAGTTGTGGGATTACTCCAAACATTGAATCTGTGCAATAAAGAAAAAGCTTCCGTCGATGATTTACTGGATGAGTTTCCCAGCTATAGGCTGGCTCAGCTACCAGCCAAATACGAACTGCATTCAGAAGGAATCAAGAAGGAGCGCAAGGATGATGCTGATGATTTCGAGTCTTTATCGGAAATAATTCCAGAATCATTTGGAACTACTGAATTGGTTATAAAACTAGATCCTATGGAAGCACTGATGGACGGACATAGTACAGAATCGCATTCCCCGCGGAATGACAATTTCGATGATCTTGCAGAAGATCGAGAATTCTCGGAAAACGAATCGGAAACGAGCGCCAAACACACGCCTAAGGTCAAAGTAAAACGAAAAATAGATCGATCCAAAAACGCACCTAAAAAGATGAAAACTGTTTATGAATGTCCCAATTGTGATTTTAAAACTACGTACAAGCGAAAATTTCAAAGGCACGGAAAGACTCATCTAAAGAAGGAAATAAAACGATTCGTCTGTCGAGAGTCCGGTTGCACGGAGGTGTTTTCCGAGTCCCGGGAATATCTCGCCCACAGAGCCAACCACCGGCTGTTCACGTGCGAATACTGTGGCAGCCAATTCAAAACGGCCAGTGACCTCAAAAGCCACTTGCTGCTACACGAAGGCAAACCGATATTCCGCTGCGAGTATTGCGACTATACGGCAGTCAAAAGGGAATATGTAAGGCACCATGTGCGCAATCAGCACGCCAAAACTAATTCGTTCAAATGCAACGTATGCGACTTGATTTTCGCGCG GAAAAATACTATGACAAACCACATGAATATTCACACAAAAGAAAAAACCTATACCTGTACGATATGTGAGAAGGTATTCTACGTCGAAAGTTATTTGAAGAAACACGTCGCAACTGTACACGAGAAGACGCGAAGAACCTGTGAATACTGTTCGAGGGACTTCAGCAAGAAGGAAGTGCTTATCGATCACATCGAGAAGGATCACGGG aTTCAAAAGCGCTTCATTTGTGATATCTGTTTGGACGTATCACCGTCGCAGTCTGCGTTAGATGCTCACAGAAAGCGTCATGAGAATCCCAAGCATTTAGAATGCGGCCGTTGCTTAACTGCACACACCACACAAGAATCTTTGGACAATCATCTCTGCATAACCTACAG GGAGAATTATTTTTGCTGTGGCAGAGACCGACGTCACCATATGACCTATAACAAGCACATGTATCAAGCTCACAGTATGCGTACAAATGTGAGGGTGAAACCTGTACCCGGCGAATTGATGGGTGTAGCAAGAGCAAAAAGG AAACGTGTAGAAAGCTGTTCATCTTGTGAGATGATATTCGAAACCAGAGCgttgaagaaaaaacacatggaAACTTGCAGAGCAGCTATCGAAAGTGCAGCCTTAAGTTAA
- the LOC129751658 gene encoding zinc finger protein 454-like isoform X2 — protein MVVFELASYPEVCRICLHSIPVSSVIPLKEYNSDLNDTVDRLINSVAYTVPKNVEHLFPQQVCEKCYTSLESFITFRSNMILFHQFMEALVEVKQANTSPIKNLFQKRPEVVGLLQTLNLCNKEKASVDDLLDEFPSYRLAQLPAKYELHSEGIKKERKDDADDFESLSEIIPESFGTTELVIKLDPMEALMDGHSTESHSPRNDNFDDLAEDREFSENESETSAKHTPKVKVKRKIDRSKNAPKKMKTVYECPNCDFKTTYKRKFQRHGKTHLKKEIKRFVCRESGCTEVFSESREYLAHRANHRLFTCEYCGSQFKTASDLKSHLLLHEGKPIFRCEYCDYTAVKREYVRHHVRNQHAKTNSFKCNVCDLIFARKNTMTNHMNIHTKEKTYTCTICEKVFYVESYLKKHVATVHEKTRRTCEYCSRDFSKKEVLIDHIEKDHGIQKRFICDICLDVSPSQSALDAHRKRHENPKHLECGRCLTAHTTQESLDNHLCITYRENYFCCGRDRRHHMTYNKHMYQAHSMRTNVRVKPVPGELMGVARAKRKRVESCSSCEMIFETRALKKKHMETCRAAIESAALS, from the exons atGGTCGTGTTCGAATTAGCATCCTATCCGGAAGTATGCCGAATATGCCTGCATTCGATTCCGGTGAGTTCGGTGATCCCACTGAAGGAATATAATTCCGATTTGAACGATACCGTGGATCGGTTGATTAATTCAGTGGCGTATACTGTTCCGAAG AACGTAGAACATCTGTTTCCGCAACAAGTTTGTGAAAAGTGCTACACATCGTTGGAGTCCTTTATTACTTTTCGGTCAAATATGATTCTTTTCCATCAGTTCATGGAAGCATTGGTAGAGGTGAAACAAGCTAACACCAGTCCGATCAAAAATCTGTTTCAGAAACGACCGGAAGTTGTGGGATTACTCCAAACATTGAATCTGTGCAATAAAGAAAAAGCTTCCGTCGATGATTTACTGGATGAGTTTCCCAGCTATAGGCTGGCTCAGCTACCAGCCAAATACGAACTGCATTCAGAAGGAATCAAGAAGGAGCGCAAGGATGATGCTGATGATTTCGAGTCTTTATCGGAAATAATTCCAGAATCATTTGGAACTACTGAATTGGTTATAAAACTAGATCCTATGGAAGCACTGATGGACGGACATAGTACAGAATCGCATTCCCCGCGGAATGACAATTTCGATGATCTTGCAGAAGATCGAGAATTCTCGGAAAACGAATCGGAAACGAGCGCCAAACACACGCCTAAGGTCAAAGTAAAACGAAAAATAGATCGATCCAAAAACGCACCTAAAAAGATGAAAACTGTTTATGAATGTCCCAATTGTGATTTTAAAACTACGTACAAGCGAAAATTTCAAAGGCACGGAAAGACTCATCTAAAGAAGGAAATAAAACGATTCGTCTGTCGAGAGTCCGGTTGCACGGAGGTGTTTTCCGAGTCCCGGGAATATCTCGCCCACAGAGCCAACCACCGGCTGTTCACGTGCGAATACTGTGGCAGCCAATTCAAAACGGCCAGTGACCTCAAAAGCCACTTGCTGCTACACGAAGGCAAACCGATATTCCGCTGCGAGTATTGCGACTATACGGCAGTCAAAAGGGAATATGTAAGGCACCATGTGCGCAATCAGCACGCCAAAACTAATTCGTTCAAATGCAACGTATGCGACTTGATTTTCGCGCG GAAAAATACTATGACAAACCACATGAATATTCACACAAAAGAAAAAACCTATACCTGTACGATATGTGAGAAGGTATTCTACGTCGAAAGTTATTTGAAGAAACACGTCGCAACTGTACACGAGAAGACGCGAAGAACCTGTGAATACTGTTCGAGGGACTTCAGCAAGAAGGAAGTGCTTATCGATCACATCGAGAAGGATCACGGG aTTCAAAAGCGCTTCATTTGTGATATCTGTTTGGACGTATCACCGTCGCAGTCTGCGTTAGATGCTCACAGAAAGCGTCATGAGAATCCCAAGCATTTAGAATGCGGCCGTTGCTTAACTGCACACACCACACAAGAATCTTTGGACAATCATCTCTGCATAACCTACAG GGAGAATTATTTTTGCTGTGGCAGAGACCGACGTCACCATATGACCTATAACAAGCACATGTATCAAGCTCACAGTATGCGTACAAATGTGAGGGTGAAACCTGTACCCGGCGAATTGATGGGTGTAGCAAGAGCAAAAAGG AAACGTGTAGAAAGCTGTTCATCTTGTGAGATGATATTCGAAACCAGAGCgttgaagaaaaaacacatggaAACTTGCAGAGCAGCTATCGAAAGTGCAGCCTTAAGTTAA